One genomic region from Arcobacter sp. LA11 encodes:
- a CDS encoding tetratricopeptide repeat protein — protein sequence MKQKQIIKILLILTLTIFFTACNDNKKEMEHKAILSMPNVKESDINKYYKLSTYLKAKKDPISATKIGYAYSEELKDYDKAIEWYKYSNSMKPMGENSNYMCYAYQMKKEYEEAIKWCKNAIELGSDEALLLLGNAYTELNEYNESILWIKKAYEKNNPDAAINLGYSYSKINDYKNAEKWYKIAVKNNDYEAYKNLSTLYNEKLNDNIKASAYAIAVIDTKYSKSSVLRVLKEEMKIPNETIKKGYELQLNSDEFPIKYKGDLGL from the coding sequence ATGAAACAAAAACAGATAATTAAAATATTACTAATATTAACATTAACTATATTTTTCACTGCATGTAATGACAATAAAAAAGAAATGGAGCATAAAGCTATTTTATCAATGCCTAATGTGAAAGAAAGTGATATTAATAAATATTACAAGTTAAGTACATATTTAAAAGCAAAAAAAGACCCAATATCAGCCACAAAAATAGGATATGCTTATTCAGAAGAATTAAAAGATTATGATAAAGCAATAGAGTGGTATAAATACTCAAACTCAATGAAACCAATGGGTGAAAACTCAAACTATATGTGCTATGCCTATCAAATGAAAAAAGAGTATGAAGAAGCTATAAAATGGTGTAAAAATGCTATTGAGCTTGGAAGTGATGAGGCATTACTTCTTTTAGGAAATGCATATACAGAACTAAATGAATATAATGAATCAATATTATGGATTAAAAAAGCTTATGAAAAAAACAATCCTGATGCCGCAATTAACTTAGGTTATTCATATTCTAAAATAAATGATTATAAAAATGCAGAAAAATGGTATAAAATAGCAGTAAAAAATAATGATTATGAAGCTTATAAAAATTTGTCTACTCTTTATAATGAAAAATTAAATGATAATATAAAAGCAAGTGCTTACGCAATAGCAGTTATAGATACAAAATATTCTAAATCTTCTGTTTTAAGAGTTTTAAAAGAAGAAATGAAAATTCCAAATGAAACAATAAAAAAAGGCTATGAACTACAACTAAACTCAGATGAATTTCCAATAAAGTATAAAGGTGACTTAGGATTATAA
- the secD gene encoding protein translocase subunit SecD, with product MKIFNYRLVIFILSIIFGVVFSVPSFLQTDSGKKISLGLDLQGGLHMRLGVKTDEAVTSKIKSIATSIKYFADDEDVLIEDLGIRDDSVVFTVLDGDEIPKVDKMLEQIKGLNIVKNDLDFRINLTEEEAARTKDLAVSQAVETIRNRLDQFGLSEPTVIRQGPTAIVVELPGIKTQEDEKAARELISKPANLELMAVDEERADQVYTLSKGAAAEYGDVILEDTKDPSIKYLVKEIPILNGSQVIDAQVAFDQSNQAIINFTLNSSGARIFGDFTAKSVGKRLAVVLDGKVYSAPNIRERIGGGSGQISGGFTTVEAGNVAIALRSGALPASVELLEKRSVGPSLGADSIKASTIALVSGFLIVFIFMIVYYRNAGIIANIALVTNIFIIISVMAMFGATLTLPGMAGIVLTVGMAVDANVIIGERIRELLKQGVSIPKSIEDGYANAMSAILDANITTLLVAVILYAYGTGPIKGFAVTISIGILASMLTAILGTHGIYEALLPKIQKDKNLRKWFGIK from the coding sequence TTGAAAATCTTTAATTATAGACTAGTTATATTTATATTAAGTATTATTTTTGGAGTTGTTTTTTCAGTTCCATCTTTTTTACAAACAGATTCAGGAAAAAAAATATCATTGGGACTTGATCTACAAGGTGGATTACATATGCGTTTAGGTGTTAAAACCGACGAAGCTGTAACATCAAAGATTAAATCTATTGCTACTTCTATCAAATACTTTGCAGACGATGAAGATGTATTGATTGAAGATTTAGGAATTAGAGATGATAGTGTTGTTTTTACTGTTTTAGATGGCGATGAAATTCCAAAAGTTGATAAAATGTTGGAACAAATCAAAGGTTTAAATATTGTTAAAAATGATTTAGACTTTAGAATTAATTTAACTGAAGAAGAAGCTGCTAGAACAAAAGACCTAGCTGTATCTCAAGCTGTTGAAACAATCAGAAATAGACTTGACCAATTTGGGTTATCTGAGCCTACAGTTATCAGACAAGGTCCTACTGCTATTGTTGTTGAATTACCGGGTATTAAAACACAAGAAGATGAAAAAGCAGCAAGAGAACTTATTTCTAAACCTGCAAACTTAGAGTTAATGGCAGTTGATGAAGAAAGAGCTGACCAAGTTTATACTTTAAGCAAAGGCGCAGCGGCTGAATATGGTGATGTTATTTTAGAAGATACAAAAGATCCAAGTATCAAATATCTTGTAAAAGAAATTCCTATTTTAAATGGTTCACAAGTTATAGATGCACAAGTTGCGTTTGACCAATCAAATCAAGCTATTATTAACTTCACACTTAACTCAAGTGGTGCAAGAATTTTTGGTGATTTTACTGCTAAAAGTGTAGGAAAAAGACTTGCTGTTGTTTTAGATGGAAAAGTTTATTCTGCGCCAAATATTAGAGAGAGAATCGGTGGTGGTTCTGGACAAATTTCTGGTGGATTTACTACTGTTGAAGCTGGAAATGTTGCTATTGCATTAAGATCAGGAGCTTTACCAGCTTCTGTTGAGTTATTAGAAAAAAGAAGTGTAGGACCATCTTTAGGTGCTGATTCTATTAAAGCCTCTACTATTGCACTTGTATCTGGATTTTTAATTGTATTTATTTTTATGATTGTTTATTATAGAAATGCAGGTATCATCGCAAATATTGCACTTGTGACAAATATATTCATTATTATCTCTGTTATGGCAATGTTTGGAGCAACTTTAACACTTCCTGGTATGGCAGGGATTGTATTAACTGTCGGTATGGCCGTTGATGCCAATGTTATTATTGGCGAAAGAATTAGAGAACTTCTTAAGCAAGGAGTCTCGATACCAAAATCAATAGAAGATGGATATGCAAATGCAATGAGTGCAATTCTTGATGCAAATATTACTACACTATTAGTTGCTGTAATTTTATATGCATATGGAACAGGACCTATTAAAGGTTTTGCTGTAACTATTTCTATTGGTATTTTAGCTTCAATGTTAACGGCTATTTTAGGTACACATGGTATTTACGAAGCCTTATTACCAAAGATACAAAAAGATAAAAACTTAAGAAAATGGTTTGGGATTAAATAA
- a CDS encoding mechanosensitive ion channel family protein gives MDSVQTVTDMVGLYALNIAVAIVIFVIGKWVAKKITELAAKLLRKKEGMDETLVNFIDDIIYYVLMVIVILTSLKQLGVDTTSFFAILGAAGLAVGLALKDSLGNFASGVMIIMFKPFKIGDVITAAGVTGKVEEVFIFNTVMITPDNQKMIVPNGAITAGSITNINARPTRRVDLVVGIGYDDDIKKAKEVLTSIVNGNDKVLLDKGITVAVSELADSSVNFVVRAWVNTPDYWDVKFGLTETIKTTFDKEGISIPYPQQDVHHYNND, from the coding sequence ATGGATAGTGTTCAAACTGTTACAGATATGGTTGGTTTATATGCTTTAAACATTGCTGTTGCAATTGTAATCTTTGTAATTGGTAAGTGGGTTGCTAAAAAAATTACTGAATTAGCAGCTAAGTTACTTAGAAAAAAAGAAGGAATGGATGAAACATTAGTAAATTTTATTGATGATATTATTTATTATGTTTTAATGGTAATAGTTATTTTAACTTCATTAAAACAGTTAGGTGTTGATACAACTTCATTTTTCGCAATCTTAGGTGCAGCAGGTCTTGCTGTTGGTTTAGCATTAAAAGATTCTTTAGGAAACTTTGCATCTGGTGTTATGATTATAATGTTCAAACCATTTAAAATTGGTGATGTTATAACAGCTGCTGGAGTTACAGGAAAAGTAGAAGAAGTATTTATTTTCAATACTGTTATGATTACTCCAGATAACCAAAAAATGATTGTTCCAAATGGTGCAATTACAGCCGGATCAATTACAAATATTAATGCAAGACCTACTAGAAGAGTAGATTTAGTTGTTGGTATTGGGTATGATGATGATATAAAGAAAGCAAAAGAAGTTCTAACTTCTATTGTAAATGGAAATGATAAAGTACTTTTAGACAAAGGTATTACAGTTGCAGTTTCTGAACTAGCAGATTCATCAGTTAACTTTGTTGTTAGAGCTTGGGTTAATACTCCTGATTATTGGGATGTTAAATTTGGTCTAACTGAAACTATAAAAACAACATTTGATAAAGAAGGAATTTCAATTCCTTACCCTCAACAGGATGTTCATCACTACAACAACGATTAA
- a CDS encoding apolipoprotein N-acyltransferase: MFLVKRDNFNKIYIIKGLMTALLLSAFIYLAYFDIEYKLLNTILGLVSLYLLLKIERPALFFTGFFTGVLWFYWVGISFQYYDLTVLGPLIVLAFGLGYGLIFLLIAIYDKIFFRIIIIFLLSYIQPFGFNWFIPELIFIDSYLPTSKEYFALILASIFMFTQLNKKLKVLALVPLYIISSNTSSNINNPNIKISMPQLNVSQEQKWVKNNISNILEENLKHIDTAIQKGNELIILPETVFPVLLNKENFLMHQLEEKSREIDIIAGALYLENKQYYNATFHFSKGKLNVAKKVVLVPFGEEIPLPKFFVDLINDTFYNGAQDYTKAKKPTDFNIYGTKFRNAICYEATSEEIYQNLGDVKYMIATSNNAWFTPSIEPTLQKLILKYYARKYDVTIFHSINGSENYIVRP; the protein is encoded by the coding sequence ATGTTTTTAGTAAAACGCGATAATTTTAACAAAATTTATATAATAAAAGGCTTGATGACTGCCTTATTATTAAGTGCCTTCATATACTTAGCCTACTTTGATATTGAGTATAAACTTTTAAACACTATATTAGGTTTAGTTTCTCTATATTTACTTCTAAAAATCGAAAGACCAGCTCTGTTTTTTACAGGTTTTTTTACTGGAGTATTATGGTTTTATTGGGTAGGTATTAGTTTTCAATATTATGATTTAACAGTTTTAGGTCCACTTATTGTTTTAGCTTTTGGATTAGGTTATGGTCTAATTTTTCTTTTAATTGCAATTTATGACAAAATCTTTTTTAGAATAATCATAATTTTTTTACTATCATATATTCAACCTTTTGGATTTAATTGGTTTATCCCTGAACTTATTTTTATTGATAGTTATCTTCCAACTTCAAAAGAGTATTTTGCATTAATCTTAGCTTCTATATTTATGTTTACACAATTAAATAAAAAGTTAAAAGTTTTAGCTTTAGTTCCTTTATATATAATATCTTCAAATACAAGTTCAAATATAAATAATCCAAATATAAAAATTTCAATGCCTCAACTAAACGTTAGTCAAGAGCAAAAATGGGTAAAAAATAATATCTCAAATATTTTAGAAGAAAACCTAAAACATATTGACACTGCAATACAAAAAGGCAATGAACTTATAATTTTGCCAGAAACAGTTTTTCCTGTGTTATTAAACAAAGAAAATTTTTTAATGCATCAATTAGAAGAAAAATCGCGGGAGATAGATATCATTGCTGGTGCTTTATACTTAGAAAATAAACAGTATTACAACGCAACTTTTCATTTTTCAAAAGGAAAATTAAATGTTGCAAAAAAAGTTGTATTAGTTCCTTTTGGAGAAGAGATACCTCTTCCAAAGTTTTTTGTAGACTTGATAAATGACACTTTTTATAATGGTGCACAAGACTATACAAAAGCAAAAAAACCAACAGATTTTAATATCTATGGTACAAAATTTAGAAATGCAATATGTTATGAGGCTACAAGTGAAGAAATATACCAAAACCTTGGCGATGTAAAGTATATGATTGCTACTTCTAACAATGCCTGGTTCACGCCATCAATTGAACCAACTTTACAAAAATTGATTTTAAAATATTATGCTAGAAAATATGATGTAACTATTTTCCATTCTATAAATGGAAGTGAAAACTACATAGTTCGACCTTAA
- the yajC gene encoding preprotein translocase subunit YajC encodes MEGQSADLISSLLPLVALFAIFYFLIIRPQQKQAKQHKEMVAELKKGDKIVTNGGLMVEIIKVEEEYLIVKNHGDSEMKLAREFVAKLLD; translated from the coding sequence ATGGAAGGTCAAAGTGCAGATTTAATAAGCTCATTACTACCTCTAGTTGCGTTATTCGCTATTTTTTACTTTTTAATTATTAGACCACAACAAAAACAAGCTAAACAGCATAAAGAAATGGTTGCAGAATTAAAAAAAGGCGATAAGATTGTAACAAATGGTGGCTTAATGGTTGAAATTATCAAGGTTGAAGAAGAATATCTAATTGTTAAAAACCATGGTGATTCTGAAATGAAGCTTGCAAGAGAGTTCGTTGCAAAACTTTTAGACTAA
- a CDS encoding CCA tRNA nucleotidyltransferase: MFITTTTINIPKVLEEILLDLRSIGALPILVGGCVRDSFLDIPSKDYDIEIFNIDSLETIEKSLKKFGRVKEVGKSFGVLALRIEDFDFDFTLARTEKKIDSGHTGFEVTTKANLSYEEASLRRDFTINSIGYDFSKKQFLDPHNGIEDLKNRTLRHIKDETFIEDPLRVYRAVQFASRFNLQLDEKTFGLCGQMVEKNDLVELPKERVFEEFKKLFLKSEKPSYGFELIKELGILKYFPELALLVGCEQDKEYHPEGDVWVHTLMTLDEMVKYKTDDDYRDLYLFYALLCHDLGKPLCTKEIEGRITSHKHESLGIEPTISFLSKITNEKRFIEKIIPLVKNHLAPFQLYKAESSIKAVKRLSLKCNIEDLSIVCLADCKGRTIPDKDKCDKAVSWLLEKAREMNISNEGLKPLVQGRDLIDLGMNPSKEFKDILEYALNLQIEENLNKEEILINIKKNLRK; encoded by the coding sequence ATGTTCATCACTACAACAACGATTAATATCCCTAAAGTCTTAGAAGAGATTCTTCTTGACTTAAGAAGTATTGGCGCTTTGCCAATACTTGTTGGTGGATGTGTAAGAGATAGCTTTTTAGATATTCCATCAAAAGATTATGATATTGAAATTTTCAATATTGATTCTTTAGAAACTATAGAAAAATCACTTAAAAAATTTGGCCGAGTTAAAGAAGTAGGTAAATCATTTGGTGTTTTAGCTTTACGAATTGAAGATTTTGATTTTGATTTTACATTAGCAAGAACTGAGAAAAAAATAGATTCAGGACATACAGGTTTTGAAGTTACTACAAAAGCAAACTTATCATATGAAGAAGCTAGTTTAAGAAGAGATTTTACAATTAACTCAATTGGATATGACTTTTCTAAAAAACAATTTTTAGACCCTCATAATGGAATAGAAGATTTAAAAAATAGAACTTTACGACATATAAAAGATGAAACTTTTATAGAAGACCCATTAAGAGTTTATAGAGCTGTTCAATTTGCTTCAAGATTTAATCTTCAATTAGATGAAAAAACATTTGGTTTATGTGGACAAATGGTAGAGAAAAATGACTTAGTTGAACTTCCAAAAGAGAGAGTTTTTGAAGAGTTTAAAAAACTGTTTTTAAAATCAGAAAAACCCTCATATGGATTTGAACTTATAAAAGAGTTAGGTATCTTAAAATATTTTCCTGAACTTGCTCTACTTGTAGGATGTGAGCAAGACAAAGAATACCATCCTGAAGGTGATGTATGGGTTCATACCCTTATGACTTTAGATGAGATGGTAAAATATAAAACAGATGATGATTATAGAGATTTATATCTTTTTTATGCACTTCTTTGTCATGATTTAGGAAAGCCACTTTGTACAAAAGAGATTGAAGGAAGAATCACTTCACATAAACACGAATCACTAGGTATTGAACCAACTATCAGTTTTCTTTCAAAAATCACAAATGAAAAAAGATTTATAGAAAAAATCATTCCTCTTGTAAAAAATCATTTAGCTCCATTTCAACTATATAAAGCAGAATCTTCAATCAAAGCAGTAAAAAGACTCTCTTTAAAATGTAATATCGAAGATTTATCTATAGTTTGCCTTGCAGATTGTAAAGGTAGGACTATCCCAGATAAAGATAAATGTGATAAGGCTGTATCTTGGCTTTTAGAAAAAGCAAGAGAAATGAATATCTCTAATGAAGGATTAAAACCATTAGTTCAAGGCAGAGATTTGATAGATTTAGGAATGAACCCCTCAAAAGAGTTTAAAGATATTCTAGAGTATGCATTAAACTTGCAAATAGAAGAAAATCTAAATAAAGAAGAAATTTTAATAAATATCAAAAAAAATCTAAGAAAATAG
- the hemA gene encoding glutamyl-tRNA reductase, with translation MSYLSISFSHKNTDIQTREKLAFPSEENKDRFLKQILDEELVDEAILLSTCNRVEIIASVINTDLAAKTIIKKLCIYSGIDFENLYDRADIYENDGAIHHLFSVASALDSLVIGETQIVGQLKDAFRFSLAKKYCEQNLPRALHYSFKCAAAVRNATSLGTGSVSVASTAVAKAKEIIGDTCGVKALVIGAGEMSELTIKHLLSSGFDVVLTSRDTKKAQILADTYEEHVEVEEYSNLETLLSQIPVMITATAAPYPIITQEMTKECNFDRYWFDIAVPRDIDEIESPDLEIYSVDDLQDIVDSNMSLRANQAKTGYSIVNKMSLEFFEWLKSLEVEPVIKHMYLKGDEIIDKKVKTAIKKGFISSSDEENIRKLCQTVITEYLHQPSKKLKCISKDMECDIIVGTVQSVFGLKSDSNMLNKYKCDHTNEN, from the coding sequence ATGAGTTATTTAAGTATAAGTTTTTCACATAAAAATACAGATATTCAAACTAGAGAAAAACTTGCATTTCCAAGTGAGGAAAATAAAGATAGATTTTTAAAGCAAATACTTGATGAAGAATTAGTTGATGAAGCAATTTTATTATCTACATGTAATAGAGTTGAGATTATAGCTTCTGTTATAAATACAGATTTAGCTGCTAAAACTATTATCAAAAAACTTTGTATTTATTCAGGAATTGATTTTGAAAACCTATATGATAGAGCAGATATTTATGAAAATGATGGTGCTATTCACCATCTTTTTTCAGTAGCTTCTGCTCTTGATTCTCTTGTAATTGGGGAAACACAAATTGTTGGGCAATTAAAAGATGCTTTTAGATTTTCATTAGCAAAAAAGTATTGTGAACAAAATCTTCCTAGAGCTTTACACTATTCTTTTAAGTGTGCAGCAGCAGTTAGAAATGCTACATCATTAGGAACAGGTTCTGTTTCAGTAGCTTCAACAGCAGTTGCAAAAGCAAAAGAAATTATAGGTGATACTTGTGGAGTCAAAGCACTTGTAATTGGTGCAGGAGAGATGAGTGAACTTACAATTAAGCATTTATTATCTTCTGGATTTGATGTAGTTTTAACAAGTAGAGATACTAAAAAAGCACAAATACTAGCTGATACTTATGAAGAACATGTAGAAGTAGAAGAGTATTCAAATTTGGAAACACTTTTAAGCCAAATTCCTGTTATGATTACTGCAACAGCGGCACCATATCCAATAATTACACAAGAAATGACAAAAGAGTGTAATTTTGATAGATATTGGTTTGATATAGCAGTTCCAAGAGATATTGATGAAATAGAATCTCCAGATTTAGAAATTTATTCTGTTGATGATTTACAAGATATTGTTGATAGTAATATGAGCTTAAGAGCAAATCAGGCTAAAACAGGATACTCAATTGTAAATAAAATGTCTTTAGAATTTTTTGAATGGTTAAAATCACTTGAAGTAGAACCCGTGATTAAACATATGTATTTAAAAGGTGATGAGATAATTGACAAAAAAGTTAAAACTGCTATAAAAAAAGGTTTTATAAGTTCTTCTGATGAAGAAAATATTAGAAAACTTTGTCAAACAGTTATTACAGAATATTTACATCAGCCATCAAAGAAATTAAAATGTATTTCAAAAGATATGGAGTGTGATATTATTGTAGGAACAGTTCAATCTGTATTTGGACTAAAGTCTGATTCAAATATGCTAAATAAGTATAAATGTGATCATACAAATGAAAATTAA
- a CDS encoding proline--tRNA ligase, whose product MKFSQMFMPTTKETPSDATLPSHQYLIRGGFISQSGAGLYDFMPLGKIVLDKIRAVVKEEMDNTGANEMLCSFVTPQSFWDESGRSITMGNELLRFKDRKNAEYVLSPTNEESVVNMVKNRITSYKNLPVNLYHINLKFRDEARPRFGLMRGREFLMKDAYSFHATNEDLVREFNVMEEAYKKVYTRLGLEFRVVDADSGAIGGSGSKEFMVLANSGEDTIVVCPDCDYGANIEAATRAKKEVKKWHELTDGVVKMEKVLTEGMKTIEDVSNFLSTPKAQSIKAVIKKAVYEEFSKIVVFFVRGDDELEETKATNAIDCLELVDASEEEIAAVGLCAGYCGPFNLPEEITFVVDNELENEIGLVCGANEENYHYTGTDLSTLKDVKYFDLIAVQEGDKCTSCGGDLYYTKGIEAGHIFQLGTKYSEAMDAKFLDENGKAQAFIMGCYGIGVSRLVAAVIEQNHDEKGCIWTKETAPFLVDVIVSNAKKEEELEAGIKIYEDLKALGIDTILDDRKKERFGFKMGDFELIGFPYAVVVGKKLQDGIVEIVDRKTLEKEEVDIKRVTEKLYSKIK is encoded by the coding sequence ATGAAATTTTCTCAAATGTTTATGCCAACAACAAAAGAGACTCCAAGCGATGCTACACTACCTTCTCATCAATACTTAATAAGAGGTGGATTTATATCTCAAAGTGGTGCAGGTTTATATGATTTTATGCCATTAGGAAAAATTGTATTAGATAAAATTAGAGCAGTTGTAAAAGAAGAGATGGATAACACAGGAGCAAATGAAATGTTATGTTCTTTTGTTACACCTCAATCTTTTTGGGATGAATCAGGACGTTCTATTACTATGGGAAATGAATTATTACGTTTTAAAGATAGAAAAAATGCTGAGTATGTGTTAAGTCCTACAAATGAAGAATCAGTTGTTAATATGGTTAAAAATAGAATCACTTCTTATAAAAATTTACCTGTTAATCTTTATCACATAAACTTAAAGTTTAGAGATGAAGCAAGACCACGATTTGGGTTAATGAGAGGTAGAGAATTCTTAATGAAAGATGCTTACTCTTTCCATGCAACAAATGAAGATTTAGTTAGAGAATTCAATGTTATGGAAGAAGCTTATAAAAAAGTTTATACAAGGCTTGGATTAGAATTTAGAGTTGTTGATGCAGATTCAGGAGCAATTGGTGGTTCAGGTTCAAAAGAATTCATGGTTTTAGCAAATTCAGGAGAAGATACGATTGTTGTATGTCCTGATTGTGATTATGGTGCAAATATTGAAGCAGCTACAAGAGCTAAAAAAGAAGTTAAAAAATGGCATGAATTGACTGATGGTGTAGTAAAAATGGAAAAAGTTTTAACTGAAGGTATGAAAACTATTGAAGATGTTTCAAACTTTTTAAGTACTCCAAAAGCACAATCAATTAAAGCAGTTATAAAAAAAGCTGTTTATGAAGAATTTTCAAAAATTGTAGTTTTCTTTGTAAGAGGAGATGATGAACTTGAAGAAACAAAAGCTACAAATGCAATTGATTGTTTAGAGTTAGTTGATGCTTCAGAAGAAGAAATCGCTGCTGTTGGACTTTGTGCTGGATATTGTGGACCATTTAATTTACCAGAAGAAATTACGTTTGTAGTTGATAATGAATTAGAAAATGAGATTGGTTTAGTTTGTGGTGCAAATGAAGAAAATTACCACTATACAGGTACTGATTTATCTACTTTAAAAGATGTTAAATATTTTGATTTAATAGCAGTTCAAGAAGGAGACAAATGTACTTCTTGTGGTGGAGATTTATATTACACAAAAGGAATTGAAGCTGGACATATTTTCCAATTGGGTACAAAATACTCTGAAGCTATGGATGCTAAATTTTTAGATGAAAATGGAAAAGCCCAAGCTTTTATTATGGGATGTTACGGAATAGGTGTTTCTAGATTAGTTGCAGCTGTAATCGAACAAAACCATGATGAAAAAGGTTGTATTTGGACAAAAGAGACTGCACCATTTTTAGTAGATGTTATTGTTTCAAATGCAAAGAAAGAAGAAGAACTTGAAGCTGGTATAAAAATATATGAAGATTTAAAAGCTTTAGGTATAGATACAATTTTAGATGATAGAAAAAAAGAGAGATTTGGTTTTAAAATGGGAGATTTTGAATTAATAGGATTCCCATATGCAGTAGTAGTTGGTAAAAAACTACAAGATGGTATAGTTGAAATTGTAGATAGAAAAACTTTAGAAAAAGAAGAAGTTGATATCAAAAGAGTTACAGAAAAACTATATTCAAAAATTAAATAA
- a CDS encoding mechanosensitive ion channel family protein — protein MEEYISQAMSLAVEYSPKLALAIVTLIIGLWVISGVANILEKALVASKTDETLIPFLKSLTSWGLKLLLFISVASMVGIATTSFIAVLGAAGLAVGLALQGSLSNFAGGVLLLIFRPYKIGDLIESQGQLGIVKEIQIFNTILTTFQNKTVVLPNSAVSSNSITNITANGTIRVDMEVGISYDSNIDDAKRVILETIAKNDKVLKDPACAVGVNALADSSVNLLVMPWCNTDDYWDVYFGVREDIKKALDANNITIPFPQRDVHIINQ, from the coding sequence ATGGAAGAATACATTTCACAAGCAATGAGCCTAGCAGTTGAATACTCGCCAAAACTTGCACTCGCAATAGTTACATTAATTATTGGATTATGGGTTATAAGTGGTGTTGCTAATATTTTAGAAAAAGCATTAGTTGCATCAAAGACAGATGAAACACTTATTCCATTTTTAAAGAGTCTGACTTCATGGGGATTAAAACTATTACTTTTTATCTCTGTTGCTTCTATGGTTGGAATTGCTACTACGTCATTCATAGCTGTGCTAGGTGCTGCTGGTTTGGCAGTTGGTTTAGCACTACAAGGTTCTCTTTCAAATTTTGCAGGAGGAGTATTACTTCTAATCTTTAGACCATACAAGATTGGAGACTTGATTGAGTCACAAGGACAATTAGGAATCGTAAAAGAGATTCAAATATTTAATACAATTCTAACTACTTTCCAAAACAAGACTGTTGTTCTACCAAACTCTGCTGTATCTTCAAACTCTATTACAAATATAACAGCAAATGGAACGATAAGAGTAGATATGGAAGTTGGTATTTCATATGATAGTAATATAGATGATGCAAAAAGAGTTATTTTAGAAACTATTGCAAAAAATGATAAAGTACTAAAAGACCCTGCTTGTGCAGTTGGAGTAAATGCTCTTGCGGATAGCTCAGTAAACTTACTAGTTATGCCTTGGTGTAATACAGATGATTACTGGGATGTTTATTTTGGTGTTAGAGAAGATATCAAAAAAGCTCTAGATGCAAACAATATCACTATACCATTTCCACAAAGAGATGTTCATATTATTAATCAATAA
- a CDS encoding tetratricopeptide repeat protein yields the protein MKLIKILLILTLTIFFTACNDNKKEIGYEATLPMPSTKGLSNMGLIGLAHDGKKDPIPATQIGYTYSEELKDYDKAIEWYKYSNSMKPMAENSNYMCYAYQMKKEYEEALKWCKNAIELGSDEALIGLGSAYDEVNEHARAIDYYKKAYEKKLPEASNNLGYSYSKIKDYKKAEVWYKKAIKEGNLESYQNIATFYHEGLNDNIKASAYAIAVIDTKYSKSSVLRVLKEEMKIPNETIKKGYELQLNSDEFPIKYKGDLGL from the coding sequence ATGAAATTAATAAAAATATTACTAATATTAACATTAACTATATTTTTCACCGCATGTAATGACAATAAAAAAGAAATAGGATATGAAGCTACTTTACCTATGCCTAGTACAAAAGGATTATCAAATATGGGATTGATAGGATTAGCCCATGATGGAAAAAAAGACCCAATACCAGCAACACAAATAGGATACACCTATTCAGAAGAGTTAAAAGATTATGATAAAGCAATAGAATGGTATAAATACTCAAATTCAATGAAACCAATGGCTGAAAACTCAAACTATATGTGCTATGCCTATCAAATGAAAAAAGAGTATGAAGAAGCTCTAAAATGGTGTAAAAATGCTATTGAGCTTGGGAGTGATGAGGCATTAATTGGATTAGGAAGTGCCTACGATGAAGTTAATGAACATGCAAGAGCAATTGATTATTACAAAAAAGCATATGAAAAAAAACTTCCTGAAGCTTCAAACAACTTAGGATATTCATATTCAAAAATTAAAGATTATAAAAAGGCAGAAGTTTGGTATAAAAAAGCTATAAAAGAAGGTAATTTAGAATCATATCAAAATATAGCAACTTTTTATCATGAAGGGTTAAATGATAATATAAAAGCAAGTGCATACGCAATAGCAGTGATAGATACAAAATACTCTAAATCTTCTGTTTTAAGAGTTTTAAAAGAAGAAATGAAAATTCCAAATGAAACAATAAAAAAAGGCTATGAATTACAACTAAATTCAGATGAGTTTCCAATAAAATATAAAGGTGACTTAGGATTATAA